A part of Campylobacter ureolyticus ACS-301-V-Sch3b genomic DNA contains:
- the leuC gene encoding 3-isopropylmalate dehydratase large subunit produces the protein MKQTITEKIFSNHVGHEVKAGQIIDSKIDMVIGNDITTPISIKAFKESGAKSLANPDGFAIVMDHYIPAKDILSANQAKISRDFAYEHNLKNYFDEKDMGIEHALLPEKGLVIPGDVIIGADSHTCTHGALGAFATGMGSTDLAYAMITGKNWFKVPETIKIVFKKKPAQYVYGKDLILEVIRQIGVDGALYKALEFTGESVQYLDMDSRFSLCNMAIEAGGKSGIIAVDEITKEFLKDKNLRDEPKYFYSDEGANYTKVIEIDTSKLDPVIAYPFLPSNGKSVREAVKDDIAIDQAFIGSCTNGRLSDLRIAASILKGKKVARKTRLIITPATQKIALQAQKEGLIDIFIQAGAVVSNPTCGACLGGYMGILGAGERCISTTNRNFVGRMGDRSSEVYLANSAVAAASAIAGKIADPRDL, from the coding sequence ATGAAACAAACAATTACTGAAAAAATTTTCAGCAATCACGTAGGACATGAGGTAAAAGCTGGGCAAATAATAGATAGTAAAATTGATATGGTTATAGGAAATGATATAACAACACCAATTTCCATAAAAGCTTTTAAAGAAAGCGGTGCAAAAAGCCTTGCGAACCCAGATGGTTTTGCCATTGTTATGGATCACTACATCCCAGCCAAAGATATTTTAAGTGCAAATCAAGCAAAAATTTCAAGAGATTTTGCGTATGAGCATAACTTAAAAAACTATTTTGATGAAAAAGATATGGGAATTGAGCATGCACTTTTGCCTGAAAAAGGACTTGTAATTCCAGGAGATGTGATAATAGGAGCTGACTCTCACACCTGTACTCACGGAGCTTTAGGAGCTTTTGCAACAGGTATGGGAAGTACTGATTTAGCTTATGCGATGATAACTGGAAAAAACTGGTTTAAAGTACCTGAAACAATAAAAATTGTTTTTAAGAAAAAACCTGCACAGTATGTTTATGGAAAAGATTTAATTTTAGAAGTAATTAGACAAATTGGCGTTGATGGAGCACTTTATAAAGCTTTGGAATTTACAGGCGAGAGCGTTCAGTATTTGGATATGGATTCAAGATTTAGTCTTTGTAATATGGCCATAGAAGCAGGCGGAAAAAGCGGTATAATCGCAGTTGATGAAATAACAAAAGAGTTTTTAAAAGATAAAAATTTAAGAGATGAGCCAAAGTATTTTTACTCAGATGAGGGAGCAAATTATACAAAAGTTATAGAAATAGATACCTCAAAGCTAGATCCAGTAATTGCATATCCATTTTTACCAAGTAATGGAAAAAGCGTAAGAGAGGCTGTTAAAGACGATATCGCAATTGATCAAGCTTTTATAGGAAGTTGCACAAATGGAAGATTGAGTGATTTAAGAATTGCAGCAAGTATTTTAAAAGGTAAAAAAGTAGCTCGCAAAACTCGTCTTATAATAACACCAGCTACACAAAAAATAGCCCTACAAGCGCAAAAAGAGGGACTTATTGATATTTTTATACAAGCTGGTGCAGTTGTAAGTAATCCAACCTGTGGAGCTTGTCTTGGTGGATATATGGGAATTTTAGGAGCAGGAGAAAGATGCATCTCTACAACAAATAGAAATTTTGTAGGTAGGATGGGCGATAGAAGTAGCGAGGTTTATCTTGCAAACTCAGCTGTTGCAGCAGCTTCAGCTATAGCTGGAAAAATTGCTGATCCAAGGGATTTATAA
- a CDS encoding molybdenum cofactor guanylyltransferase, translated as MYENCVILAGGKSSRMGRDKSLLPFENFHTLTHFQVFKFSKIFKNVFVSSKFDKFNGEFKLIKDTFDDFSPMGGLYSVLSNFKNQNVFIIAVDMPFVKFETINLLYENLDKNEICVAKDKEHIHSLCGFYNSNLSDLALSLYEENIHKIKALFQKSKFKSVFFDDEKEFLNLNYFNEYEKAIKKGNL; from the coding sequence ATGTATGAAAATTGCGTTATTTTAGCTGGTGGGAAAAGCTCTAGAATGGGAAGAGACAAATCACTTTTGCCATTTGAAAATTTTCACACTTTAACGCATTTTCAAGTTTTTAAATTTAGTAAAATCTTTAAAAATGTTTTTGTAAGTTCTAAATTTGATAAATTTAACGGTGAATTTAAACTTATTAAAGATACTTTTGATGATTTTTCGCCAATGGGCGGACTTTACTCAGTTCTATCAAATTTTAAAAATCAAAATGTTTTTATAATAGCTGTTGATATGCCTTTTGTAAAATTTGAAACTATAAATTTACTTTATGAAAACTTAGATAAAAACGAAATTTGCGTTGCAAAAGATAAAGAGCATATTCATAGTTTGTGCGGATTTTACAATTCAAATTTGAGTGATTTAGCCTTGTCTTTATATGAAGAAAACATTCATAAAATAAAAGCTTTATTTCAAAAGTCCAAATTTAAAAGCGTTTTTTTTGATGATGAAAAAGAGTTTTTAAATTTGAACTACTTTAACGAATATGAAAAAGCAATAAAAAAAGGAAATTTATGA
- a CDS encoding phospholipase A produces the protein MKKIVYLSLIATLSLANNFSDEVYQKSLKKAMEFEKKGDYKNAMLEYKKLAEFSKTQNEILQKEVVKENINTLNKSQDEAKPHYVDLNSQNLDEPKTALSSEEITPKISQKSKSLYPKADEENPQWLYMYELTYVGYAYDFGKKPDRKKGEAKFQISFQKPIVDDILGLDETWSVAYTQKSFWQISQDSAPFRTTDYEPEIFVTIPTDFLGLDYFRVGFNHHSNGEAEETSRSWNRIFASTSFNLGNLRITPRVWHSFTFDKTNDDIRQYLGYGDIKFNYDIGNHHLTALWRNNLRFDKENRGAIELNYYFPLPFFKELHGFVQYFSGYGESLIDYNKHVDKVMLGIAFYEN, from the coding sequence ATGAAAAAAATAGTCTATTTATCACTAATAGCAACTTTGTCTTTGGCAAATAATTTTAGTGATGAAGTGTATCAAAAATCACTTAAAAAAGCTATGGAGTTTGAAAAAAAGGGTGATTATAAAAATGCAATGCTTGAGTATAAAAAGCTTGCTGAGTTTTCAAAAACACAAAATGAAATTTTACAAAAAGAAGTGGTTAAAGAAAACATTAATACCTTAAATAAATCGCAAGATGAGGCAAAGCCCCACTATGTAGATTTAAATTCTCAAAACCTAGATGAGCCAAAAACTGCTTTAAGCAGTGAAGAAATTACACCTAAAATCTCACAAAAATCAAAATCCTTATATCCAAAAGCAGATGAAGAAAATCCTCAGTGGCTTTATATGTATGAGCTAACTTATGTAGGTTATGCGTATGATTTTGGCAAAAAGCCAGATAGAAAAAAAGGTGAAGCTAAATTTCAAATAAGTTTTCAAAAACCAATTGTTGATGATATTTTAGGTCTTGATGAAACTTGGAGCGTGGCTTATACTCAAAAATCTTTTTGGCAAATTTCACAAGATTCAGCTCCGTTTAGAACAACTGATTATGAGCCTGAAATTTTTGTAACTATACCAACTGATTTCTTAGGGCTTGATTATTTTAGAGTTGGATTTAATCATCACTCAAACGGTGAAGCAGAAGAAACTTCAAGATCTTGGAATAGGATTTTTGCAAGCACTAGCTTTAATTTAGGAAATTTACGCATAACTCCAAGAGTTTGGCACTCATTTACCTTCGATAAAACCAATGATGATATAAGACAGTATTTAGGCTATGGAGATATTAAATTTAACTATGATATTGGAAATCATCACTTAACAGCTTTGTGGAGAAATAACTTAAGATTTGATAAGGAAAACCGCGGAGCGATAGAATTAAATTATTATTTCCCACTTCCATTTTTTAAAGAACTTCACGGATTTGTGCAGTATTTTAGTGGATATGGTGAGAGCTTGATTGATTATAATAAACATGTGGATAAGGTAATGCTAGGCATCGCGTTTTATGAAAACTAA
- a CDS encoding GntP family permease, which translates to MSGIWLIVALVIAIILVIYMIAKLKIHAFLSLMSVSLLLAIVVGIPLVKIPTIIGEGFSSIFKNIGIVIILGALIGAILEKTGAALKLADMVVSAVGEKRPNLAMMVMGWVVGIPVFCDSGYVVLNPIRKALAQKISSANPMAMAVSLSGGLFISHNLIPPTPGPIAAAGALGVGENLFLVIMLGVIISIPILISLCFISKFMDKKEISKNEKDEIFKTYDELKAEFGTLPSGFNAIMPILAPIIFMALGSISSILKFGGFFGNLCTFLGAPIIALSIGVLFGIYQLYSSNKLGEFYELCESSLKVVGPIIFITAAGGVLGKVITEAGFVSFMKENASVVSSVGIFFPFIIAAVLKTAQGSSTVAIVTTASILGAYADPNSLMAVLGLNTSLAAALCVMAIGCGAMCVSHANDSYFWVVTNFSGLSAELGYKTQTLMTLVISVVGIISVFILSVILL; encoded by the coding sequence ATGAGTGGAATTTGGCTTATTGTGGCTTTAGTTATAGCCATTATTTTAGTTATTTATATGATAGCAAAACTAAAAATTCATGCATTTTTGTCTTTAATGAGTGTTTCTTTGCTTTTGGCAATTGTGGTAGGAATTCCGCTTGTAAAAATTCCTACAATTATTGGAGAAGGTTTTAGCTCCATTTTTAAAAATATTGGAATAGTTATTATTTTAGGTGCATTAATTGGAGCCATTTTGGAAAAAACTGGAGCCGCGCTTAAGCTAGCAGATATGGTTGTAAGTGCTGTTGGTGAAAAAAGACCAAATTTAGCAATGATGGTAATGGGTTGGGTTGTAGGAATTCCGGTATTTTGCGATAGTGGATATGTTGTCTTAAATCCAATTAGAAAAGCTCTTGCCCAAAAAATATCATCAGCAAATCCTATGGCAATGGCAGTCTCACTAAGTGGAGGACTTTTTATATCACATAATTTAATCCCACCAACCCCAGGACCAATTGCAGCTGCTGGAGCTTTGGGCGTTGGAGAAAATCTTTTTTTAGTGATTATGCTTGGCGTTATTATAAGTATCCCAATTTTAATATCTTTGTGTTTTATCTCTAAATTTATGGATAAAAAAGAGATTTCTAAAAATGAAAAAGATGAAATTTTTAAAACTTATGATGAGTTAAAGGCTGAGTTTGGAACTCTTCCGTCTGGTTTTAATGCCATTATGCCAATTTTAGCTCCAATTATTTTTATGGCACTTGGCTCAATCAGCTCTATTTTAAAATTTGGTGGTTTTTTTGGAAATTTATGCACATTTTTAGGAGCTCCAATTATTGCTTTAAGTATCGGTGTGTTATTTGGAATTTATCAGCTTTATAGTTCAAATAAATTGGGTGAGTTTTATGAGCTTTGTGAAAGTTCATTAAAAGTTGTTGGTCCAATTATTTTTATAACTGCTGCGGGTGGTGTTTTAGGTAAAGTTATAACTGAGGCGGGTTTTGTGAGTTTTATGAAAGAAAATGCTAGTGTTGTTTCAAGTGTTGGCATATTTTTCCCATTTATTATTGCAGCTGTTTTAAAAACAGCTCAAGGCTCATCAACAGTTGCCATTGTAACAACCGCTTCTATTTTGGGAGCTTATGCAGATCCAAACTCTTTAATGGCAGTTTTGGGACTCAATACTTCACTTGCTGCAGCACTTTGTGTTATGGCGATAGGTTGCGGTGCTATGTGCGTATCTCATGCAAATGATAGTTATTTTTGGGTTGTAACAAATTTTAGTGGATTATCAGCTGAACTTGGCTATAAAACTCAAACATTAATGACGCTTGTAATCTCAGTTGTAGGCATAATAAGCGTGTTTATATTGTCTGTAATATTGCTATGA
- a CDS encoding glycerate kinase, translating into MKVLVAIDSFKGSLTSIEAGNAVKNGISSLCDEVDVIGIADGGEGSLDTIANFLGANFDEILTFDPLFRQIKAKYAYKDDLAILEMSQSSGLNLLKKDEQNPYLTSTYGLGIMIKDAILKGRRNFIIGIGGSATNDAGTGMLEALGFSFFDENDNLIKANGQNLIKISKISDKNILKELKECKFKIACDVNNPLYGKNGAAYVYAAQKGASNEMIKKLDLGLINFSKVVHKFTGIDNSNIAGSGAAGGLGFGFMSFLNAKLLRGFEIISKIINLEEKIKNADLIITGEGKLDVQSSMGKVPSEVAKLAKKYSKKVVALGGAVDESFDDELFNGAFCILNSPISLEDAMKKEIAKANLTKISKQILKLLK; encoded by the coding sequence ATGAAAGTTTTAGTGGCAATTGACTCTTTTAAGGGTAGTTTAACTTCTATTGAGGCTGGAAATGCTGTAAAAAATGGTATTTCTAGCCTTTGTGATGAGGTTGATGTGATTGGAATTGCTGATGGAGGTGAGGGTAGTTTAGATACTATTGCAAATTTTCTTGGAGCAAATTTTGATGAAATTTTAACTTTTGATCCGCTTTTTAGACAAATAAAGGCAAAATATGCTTATAAAGATGATTTAGCAATTTTAGAAATGTCTCAAAGTTCTGGATTAAATTTATTAAAAAAAGATGAGCAAAATCCATATCTTACTTCGACTTATGGACTTGGAATTATGATAAAAGATGCTATTTTAAAAGGTAGAAGAAATTTTATCATAGGAATTGGTGGAAGCGCAACAAATGATGCAGGAACTGGAATGCTTGAAGCTTTGGGGTTTAGCTTTTTTGATGAAAATGATAATTTAATAAAAGCAAATGGTCAAAATTTGATAAAAATTTCTAAAATTTCAGATAAAAACATCTTAAAAGAATTAAAAGAGTGCAAATTTAAAATAGCTTGCGATGTAAATAATCCCCTATATGGCAAGAATGGAGCCGCTTATGTATATGCTGCACAAAAAGGCGCTAGTAATGAAATGATAAAAAAACTTGACTTAGGACTTATAAATTTTAGTAAAGTAGTTCATAAATTTACAGGCATTGATAATTCTAATATTGCTGGAAGTGGGGCAGCTGGTGGGCTTGGGTTTGGATTTATGAGTTTTTTAAATGCTAAACTTTTAAGAGGATTTGAAATAATTTCAAAAATTATTAATTTAGAAGAAAAGATAAAAAATGCTGATTTGATTATAACTGGCGAGGGAAAACTAGATGTTCAAAGTTCTATGGGAAAAGTTCCTAGCGAGGTGGCAAAACTAGCCAAAAAGTATTCCAAAAAAGTAGTGGCTTTAGGTGGTGCGGTTGATGAGAGTTTTGATGATGAGCTTTTTAATGGAGCGTTTTGTATTTTAAACTCACCAATTAGCCTTGAAGATGCTATGAAAAAAGAGATTGCAAAAGCAAATTTAACTAAAATTTCAAAACAGATTTTAAAACTTTTAAAGTAA
- a CDS encoding nitrous oxide reductase accessory protein NosL, with product MERRNFLKATGLVFLAGSIGFSPNLFAKMDMSEVDFREVKPEEAILLQDGDGKEFCIVCGMSLIKFYKTSHASDYDVNGKDETHQYCSIHCMFEEAMSEKVEIKNPKVVDAKTLKFIDSKNAFYVYGSNKPATMATVSSYAFENEDDAKEFKNNFGGEILSFGEISKKVEESLADDIALIDKRQKMAALKGEEIYKASCADIKETFSTSGRAKAYLIKHKPCGDLNPKELSQVAHYLKRR from the coding sequence ATGGAAAGAAGAAATTTCTTAAAAGCAACTGGATTAGTTTTTTTAGCAGGAAGTATTGGTTTTAGTCCAAATCTTTTTGCAAAAATGGATATGAGTGAGGTTGATTTTAGAGAGGTAAAACCCGAGGAAGCCATTCTTTTACAAGATGGAGATGGTAAAGAGTTTTGCATAGTTTGTGGTATGAGTTTAATTAAGTTTTATAAAACTTCTCACGCAAGTGATTATGATGTAAATGGCAAAGATGAGACTCATCAATACTGCTCAATTCACTGCATGTTTGAAGAGGCAATGAGCGAAAAAGTGGAAATTAAAAATCCAAAAGTAGTTGATGCTAAAACTTTAAAATTTATAGATTCAAAAAATGCTTTTTATGTTTATGGCTCAAATAAACCAGCCACAATGGCAACTGTAAGTTCATACGCATTTGAAAATGAAGATGATGCAAAAGAGTTTAAAAACAACTTTGGTGGAGAAATTTTAAGCTTTGGCGAAATTTCAAAAAAAGTTGAAGAAAGTTTGGCTGATGATATAGCCTTAATCGACAAAAGACAAAAAATGGCAGCATTAAAAGGTGAAGAAATCTACAAAGCAAGTTGTGCAGATATAAAAGAAACATTTAGCACATCAGGAAGAGCAAAAGCTTATCTAATTAAGCATAAACCTTGCGGCGATTTGAATCCAAAAGAACTTTCCCAAGTTGCACATTATCTAAAAAGAAGATAA
- the tilS gene encoding tRNA lysidine(34) synthetase TilS, with protein MLNQNALNLLKDKSSILAFSHGVDSTALFYLLANQNIDFDLAFVNYNTRKESILEENEAINLAKKFNKKIFVKKVNLNLEKSSNFEKIARDLRYEFFNEIFSKFDYKFLITAHNLNDLFEWFLMRISKGAGLCNALGMSICDKKENLNIIRPLLYTSRDEILNFLNENHLKYFIDSSNKNTKFQRNFIRENFSNEFVKLYKNGLENSLKFMQKDKEILQYGLIYENLEFFVIKNQPNSINLLDKILKRFGIVMSQKQRNEAIKDTVISGKITISYKDDKIYIAPYKKEIMTKKFKEICRVKKVPKLIRGYIFTHQNLLKYF; from the coding sequence TTGCTTAACCAAAATGCTTTAAATTTATTAAAAGATAAAAGTTCGATTTTAGCATTTTCCCACGGAGTTGATAGCACAGCTTTATTTTATCTTTTGGCTAATCAAAATATTGATTTTGATTTGGCATTTGTAAACTACAACACAAGAAAAGAAAGTATTTTAGAAGAAAATGAAGCTATAAATTTGGCAAAAAAATTCAATAAAAAAATATTTGTTAAAAAAGTAAATTTAAATCTTGAAAAAAGTTCAAATTTTGAAAAAATAGCAAGAGATTTAAGATATGAGTTTTTTAATGAAATTTTTTCTAAATTTGATTATAAATTTCTAATTACAGCTCATAATTTAAATGATCTTTTTGAATGGTTTTTAATGAGAATTTCAAAAGGCGCTGGACTTTGTAATGCCCTTGGAATGAGTATTTGCGATAAAAAAGAAAATTTAAATATAATAAGACCTTTATTATATACTTCAAGAGATGAAATACTAAATTTCTTAAATGAAAATCATCTAAAATACTTTATAGATAGCTCAAATAAAAACACTAAATTTCAAAGAAATTTTATAAGAGAAAATTTTAGCAATGAGTTTGTAAAACTTTATAAAAATGGCTTAGAAAACAGCTTGAAATTTATGCAAAAAGATAAAGAAATTTTACAATATGGTTTAATATATGAAAATTTAGAGTTTTTCGTTATAAAAAACCAGCCAAACTCCATAAATTTACTAGATAAAATTTTAAAAAGATTTGGTATTGTAATGAGCCAAAAACAAAGAAATGAAGCAATAAAAGACACTGTTATAAGTGGCAAAATAACAATTTCTTATAAAGATGATAAAATCTATATAGCGCCATATAAAAAAGAAATTATGACTAAAAAATTTAAAGAAATTTGTAGAGTAAAAAAAGTCCCTAAATTAATTAGAGGCTATATTTTTACTCATCAAAATTTGCTTAAATATTTTTAA
- the rimO gene encoding 30S ribosomal protein S12 methylthiotransferase RimO codes for MPKLYLCSLGCNKNLVDSEIMLGRLQNYEVVNSPDDADVMIVNTCGFIASAKEESIKTILELANYKKENSVLVVTGCLMQRYKDELMRELPEVDIFSGVGDYDKIDEMILKKQNLFSPKTYLQKNEKRVITGSNYHAYIKISEGCNQKCSFCAIPTFKGKLKSRDLKDIVKEVKSLVKQGFYDFSFISQDSSSYLRDLGIKDGLISLINEIEKIDGVKFARILYLYPATTSTNLIQKIIDSKVFLNYFDMPLQHISQKMLKLMKRPNGNEFKLLEMMRKAPNSFLRSGFIVGHPGESQEDFDELCNFLKEFSFDRVSVFAYSKEEDTASFEMEQIPSKVVTKRLNLIEKITLNSLKNSLEKEVGKTIFCEINGISSEGEMFYGTKNVIWDKDIDGEILINDSEVKNLEIGKVYKCLITSIAGDKLVGEIIA; via the coding sequence ATGCCAAAACTTTATCTTTGCTCTTTAGGCTGTAATAAAAATTTAGTTGATAGTGAAATAATGCTTGGAAGACTGCAAAACTACGAAGTTGTAAACTCTCCAGATGACGCTGATGTTATGATAGTAAATACATGTGGATTTATAGCTTCTGCAAAAGAAGAAAGCATAAAAACAATCTTAGAATTAGCAAACTACAAAAAAGAAAACTCGGTTTTAGTAGTAACTGGATGCTTGATGCAGCGCTATAAAGATGAACTTATGCGTGAACTTCCAGAGGTTGATATTTTTAGTGGAGTTGGGGATTATGACAAAATAGATGAGATGATTTTAAAAAAACAAAATTTATTTAGTCCAAAAACTTATCTGCAAAAAAATGAAAAAAGAGTTATAACAGGCTCAAACTATCATGCTTATATTAAAATTTCAGAAGGCTGTAATCAAAAATGTAGTTTTTGTGCGATTCCAACTTTTAAGGGAAAACTAAAAAGTAGAGATTTAAAAGACATTGTCAAAGAGGTAAAAAGTCTAGTCAAGCAAGGCTTTTATGATTTTAGTTTTATCTCTCAAGATAGCTCAAGTTATTTAAGAGATTTAGGCATAAAAGATGGACTTATAAGCTTAATTAATGAAATTGAAAAAATTGATGGTGTTAAATTTGCTAGAATTTTATACCTTTATCCTGCTACAACTTCCACAAATTTAATTCAAAAAATAATTGATTCAAAAGTATTTTTAAACTATTTTGATATGCCTTTACAACATATCAGTCAAAAAATGCTAAAACTTATGAAACGCCCAAATGGCAATGAATTTAAACTTTTAGAAATGATGAGAAAAGCACCTAATTCATTTTTAAGAAGTGGGTTTATCGTGGGACATCCAGGAGAAAGCCAAGAAGATTTTGATGAGCTTTGCAATTTTTTAAAAGAGTTTAGTTTTGATAGAGTTAGTGTTTTTGCCTACTCAAAAGAAGAAGATACAGCATCGTTTGAAATGGAACAAATTCCTTCAAAAGTAGTTACAAAAAGATTAAATTTAATAGAAAAAATAACTTTAAACTCACTTAAAAATAGCCTTGAAAAAGAAGTAGGAAAAACAATATTTTGTGAAATTAATGGCATTAGCAGTGAAGGTGAAATGTTTTATGGTACAAAAAATGTAATTTGGGATAAAGATATTGATGGAGAGATTTTAATAAATGATAGTGAAGTTAAAAATCTTGAAATTGGCAAAGTCTATAAATGTCTTATAACTTCAATTGCTGGTGATAAGCTGGTTGGAGAAATTATTGCTTAA
- the panC gene encoding pantoate--beta-alanine ligase, whose amino-acid sequence MKIARTISELKENLKEFNGTIGYVPTMGALHRGHLSLIESSKKDNDFTVVSIFVNPTQFLPDEDFEKYPKNQEADTRICEVAGVDLLFLPSVDEIYKKSETTIKANEKLNSILEGAFRPGHFDGVCRVLNKFFNLIKPNNAYFGKKDAQQIAVVKNMVDSFFLDVKINPCEIVREADGLALSSRNTYLNEEQKLDALKLSRSLLKASNLVKKGETESKQIIASIKETLEPLKVDYVAVVDQNFNEIEKIELGNTIILIAAFVDKTRLIDNIWI is encoded by the coding sequence ATGAAAATAGCTCGCACAATTAGCGAATTAAAAGAGAATTTAAAAGAATTTAATGGAACAATTGGATATGTCCCTACAATGGGAGCTTTACATAGAGGACATCTAAGCTTAATAGAAAGTTCAAAAAAAGATAATGATTTTACAGTTGTTTCAATTTTTGTAAATCCAACACAATTTTTACCAGATGAGGACTTTGAAAAGTATCCTAAAAATCAAGAAGCCGATACAAGAATATGTGAAGTTGCGGGAGTTGATTTGCTATTTTTACCAAGCGTGGATGAAATTTATAAAAAAAGTGAAACAACTATAAAAGCAAATGAAAAATTAAACTCCATTTTAGAGGGTGCTTTTAGACCAGGACACTTTGATGGTGTTTGCAGAGTTTTAAATAAATTTTTTAATCTTATAAAACCAAATAATGCATATTTTGGAAAAAAAGATGCTCAACAAATCGCAGTTGTAAAAAATATGGTTGATTCATTTTTTTTAGATGTTAAAATAAATCCTTGTGAAATAGTTAGAGAAGCTGATGGCTTGGCACTTAGCTCAAGAAATACTTACCTAAATGAAGAGCAAAAACTAGATGCTTTAAAACTATCTAGATCTCTTTTGAAAGCTTCAAATTTAGTAAAAAAAGGTGAAACCGAATCAAAACAAATTATTGCTTCTATAAAAGAAACGCTTGAGCCATTAAAAGTTGATTATGTAGCAGTTGTGGATCAAAATTTTAACGAAATAGAAAAAATCGAACTAGGAAATACAATAATTTTAATAGCAGCATTTGTTGATAAAACAAGATTGATCGATAACATTTGGATTTAA
- the nhaA gene encoding Na+/H+ antiporter NhaA produces the protein MERLGRFLKHESIGGILIIMATFLALICQNTILTEFYNDFLRLKAGIMVEDFKIVKPIILWVNDGLMSLFFFYIGLEVKREILVGELSSPDRVALPLVGGLGGVIVPALAFVAFTYGDSFAMRGWAIPTVSDTAFAVGVLLLLGSKVPPSLRIFLLLLAIIDDICAVVIIAIFYTSELSNYALIMAGVLVGILIILNLLKVNKKFFYIVTGLLLWTAFLQSGVHTTIAGIIAAIFIPLKPIHGYSMLRDIENKLGGFITYFVMPLFAFVNAGIPLTSDAFNHLIHPVSLGIIVGLVIAKPLGIYGFSYVIIKFGVSKLPSGANLMQFFGLCVLTGIGASMSLFICSIAYHDSNIFHYAEKFAILIASFIAAIAGYFVMKIGYKYQKEREILKEDDYLLAQKAKEAQKVLEEQKLKESIG, from the coding sequence GTGGAAAGACTAGGGAGATTTTTAAAACACGAATCAATCGGTGGAATTTTGATAATTATGGCCACTTTTTTAGCTCTTATTTGTCAAAATACAATTTTAACTGAATTTTATAATGATTTTTTAAGATTAAAAGCCGGAATTATGGTAGAGGATTTTAAAATAGTTAAGCCAATCATTTTATGGGTAAATGATGGCTTAATGTCGCTTTTTTTCTTTTATATTGGACTTGAAGTTAAAAGAGAGATACTAGTTGGTGAGTTAAGTTCTCCTGATAGAGTTGCGCTTCCATTGGTTGGAGGACTAGGTGGTGTTATAGTTCCTGCACTTGCTTTTGTAGCTTTTACTTATGGTGATAGTTTTGCTATGCGTGGCTGGGCGATACCTACTGTTAGCGATACTGCTTTTGCTGTTGGAGTGTTGCTACTACTTGGATCAAAAGTACCACCATCTTTAAGAATTTTTCTACTTCTTTTAGCAATCATTGATGATATTTGTGCTGTTGTTATAATCGCTATTTTTTATACAAGTGAGCTTTCTAATTATGCTCTTATAATGGCTGGAGTTTTGGTTGGAATTTTAATTATTTTAAATTTGCTTAAGGTAAATAAAAAGTTTTTTTATATTGTAACTGGACTTTTGCTTTGGACAGCGTTTTTGCAATCAGGCGTTCACACTACAATAGCTGGGATAATAGCCGCTATTTTCATTCCTTTAAAGCCAATTCATGGATATTCTATGCTTAGAGATATTGAAAATAAATTGGGTGGGTTTATAACTTATTTTGTAATGCCACTATTTGCTTTTGTAAATGCTGGTATACCGCTAACTTCAGATGCGTTTAATCATTTAATTCACCCTGTTTCTTTAGGAATTATTGTAGGACTTGTTATAGCAAAACCTCTTGGAATTTATGGATTTTCTTATGTTATTATAAAATTTGGAGTTTCAAAACTTCCATCTGGTGCAAATTTAATGCAGTTTTTTGGGCTTTGTGTTTTAACAGGAATTGGCGCAAGTATGAGTTTATTTATCTGCTCAATTGCTTATCATGATAGTAACATATTCCATTATGCTGAAAAATTTGCTATACTTATAGCATCATTTATTGCAGCAATTGCTGGATATTTTGTCATGAAAATAGGCTATAAATATCAAAAAGAAAGAGAAATTTTAAAAGAAGATGATTATTTATTAGCCCAAAAGGCAAAAGAAGCACAAAAAGTCTTAGAAGAGCAGAAATTAAAGGAAAGCATTGGATAG